A stretch of DNA from Dehalobacterium formicoaceticum:
ATGACGGAACTGTAATATTTGTTTATAAATTAAAAATACTTTTTAATATCATTGTAAATGGCTGGTAATAATCATCCAATAAAATATGATTATAAATGGAAAATTTCTGAAATGGAGCAACTATATGATAAAATCAATGTATAAAGAAGCTCTGGTCAATATATTAATAACTTAAAGTCCCCAATATTAGCCCGGCATTAAGACATATATTCTTTTTGTCGGGCGTATTATGTATATTAGATAAAGTAGAACAGTTATTTGAACAATCATAAATGCAATTATGACAAACGAATACGGGGAGATAAAAAATGTCTTATTTGGGAAAAGTATTAGTAATTGATGATGATCAGAATGTTCTGGAATTAATTAAACTATATGGGGAAAGAGAAGGCTTTAATGTTATAGGGATAGATGACGGTGATCTGGCGCTGGCAGCTTATGATAGAGAAAATCCTGATGTTGTAATTCTTGATATCATGCTCCCTGGGATCGATGGTCTTACATTATGCAGTAAGTTAAGGTCGATACGTATGGTTCCGATAATTATGCTAACTGCGAAAGGGGAAGAGGCAGATCGTGTATTAGGTCTTGAAATGGGTGCAGATGATTATGTTTCGAAACCTTTTAGCCCGAGGGAACTTGTCGCAAGAATAAAAGCTGTTCAGCGGAGAACTCAGCCGTTAGATGCTTTAACTACATTTAATAAGTTAAAATACCTTGGATTAGAAATAGAAGGAGATATTAGAAGGGTGCATGTCAATGATTCAATCGTAGATTTAACACCCCGAGAATTTGATTTACTTTATCATCTGGCCCAGAATCCACGCCGTGTCTTTAAAAGAGAAGATTTATTAACAGCTGTATGGGGATATGACTATTTTGGAGATCAGCGTACTGTTGATGTTCATATTCGCAGGTTAAGGGAAAAATTAAAAAATCTGCCCTATGAATGTATTACAACAGTTTGGGGTGTTGGATATCAGTTTACACCTCCATCAAAGGAGGAATGATCCTACTTGAATCAATCGATGCAGGACAAGAGAAATGGTCAAGGAGTTTTTAATAATATAATAGTTTTTTTAAATAAGATTAAACATAATCTGTCACAACAATATAATAAGAACATTTATACCAGGATACTCTTTACCAATGTTGTAGTTTTTACAATAGCCCTTTTCGTGTTAATAAATTTTGCAAATTTTATAGTAACGCATTCCGTATATGACCAAGTTCAGCAGGATTTACTGCGTAAATCAAAAAGGGTTAATTATGCCTTAACTAATAAAAATATTTCAGCTGAACCCAAGAGCGGTAATCAGTTTGCAAATGAAAAAGAACTATTAAGGTTTTTGGCAGATAGTTTTAACATCAAGATTATTATATTTGACAAAGATGGAACAATACTAAGTACATCTGAGGAGCAGGAATTAGTCCCCCTAAGCAAAATAGATGCCAAATATACGGAGATGCTGATAAGTGGTGAAACCAAAGTAGCACGTATAACTGATAAGGAAACGGGTCAGCTTACTTTTACAGCTTCCATTCCAATGGGAAATGTTGAAGATACTGAACATACAGTTGAAAAAGGCATATTTTTAGAATCTAAACCGGCTAATCTTGATGCAAGTCTAAATAAAATGAGGTTGCTGATGCTTTTGGGAGGAATAATTGTTTTAATATTTATTATTTTTATTTCTCTTTACTTAGCAAATCGTATCTCAAGGCCTATTTCACGATTAGTTACCAGTTTAGCAGAGTTTAATGGGGGTAACTACGTAATAAGCGATGAGAACAAATCCTTTGATGAAATAAATGATCTGGCAGATCAAATTAAAAAGCTAACTGTCAACTTAGAAGAAATTCAGTCCAAAAGTAATAAATATGAAGAAGAAAGAACAAGATTATTTGCAGAAATATCTCATGAATTACGCACACCTCTTACTGCTGTTCAAGGATTTACTGAGGCCATTCGTGACGATGTTGTTGAAGATGAAATGCTGCAGAAAAAATATTTAGATATGATTTACGATCAAACAATACATATTAACAGACTGGTAGATGATATATTGTCCTTAAGCCGCATAGAAAGCGGTGATGTCACTGTAGGAAAATTACCTTTAGATTTAGTAGCACTGGCTCATGGGGTAATAATGTCCATGGAGGATCTTGCTAACAATAATAACACCACAATTACGTTTAATAAAAATTCAGATGATGCTATTATGATAGGTGATGTTGACAGAATGGAACAAATTATTAGAAATCTGCTTAAAAATGCCATCAATGCAACTGAAAATGGCAATATAAAGGTCACAATAGATTCGAATGAAAGTGATATCCTCTTTAGCATTGAAGATACTGGGGTAGGAATATCTCCGGAAGAACTACCCCATATTTGGGATCGGTTTTATCGGGCTAAGCATCAACGAAACACTGATTTAGAGGTGAAAGGGACTGGGTTAGGGCTGGTAATTGTTAACAAACTTGTTAAACTCCAAGATGGGAAAATTGATGTTGAAAGTCAATTAGGTAAAGGAACAATATTTCGTCTAAGTTTTCCCAGGGTGATATGATTTGTCCTATCAAAGCGCTGCTGAAACACTGCAGTGCTTTTTTTATTAAATATTAACGAAAGATTTACCTGGATTTAATCTTATTTTTACATTGGCATCCTATAATAAAAGTACTTTAATAAAAAAATTAATGGAGTAGTGAAAAGAAATGACAAATCAAAACAAAAACGTGCTTGAAGAAAAAGTGCTCACTGAATTAAATATAAGAAAAGGTATTTTTGAAACAAGTGCAGCCCAAAAGAATGCCCTTGATCTGAAAGTTCAGGTGGAAATTGCCTTTGATAGTTCAGGATCCATGCCTCCCCTCTATCGAAACGGTACGGTTCAAGCAATCATTGAGGCAATATTCCCCTTTGCATCATATTTTAATCAAGAAAAAGAATTAAATTTATGCACATTTTCCCATGATGTAAAAAAGCATAAGTCGGTTACAGAGTCCAATTTATATAACTATACCTTAGATGAAATCTTTAAAAATCGAAAGTTCCCCTTATGCGGCAGAAGAGAATTCTATCCTTTGATGCATGATATTTTCACCAGAGATCAAGAAGCGGACAATCAGGATTGTACCCGATTGGTGTTCATCGTAACCAACGGCAATGCTTATGACCAGGATCGTTATCAGGAACTCCTTCTGGAAAGTTCCCACAAAAATATCTTTTGGCAGTTTATCAGTTTGGAAACTGCCCTGCAAGGAAATCTTCTTAACAAAGAGCTCCTGGCCGGTCAAGGAGCCAATAACATCGGTTTCTTAGGATTTCCTATTGACAGACCTGTTTTTCATAAAAGATTCTACGATCTCTTTTTGAACAAATTCTTACTCTGGGAAAAAGAAGCCAGACTGAAAGGAATTATTTCAAGAAGATCTCAGGTTGCTTAATTTGCTTAAATAAGGTTTGGCAAGCAGTTAACAGAGGTATTGTTTACTTGGCTTAAAGATCGTCTTAACAAAGACGATCTTTAAGCCATTTTTTGATTAAAAAGTACACATCAACACTCGGTTTTGTTTACATTAAAAGCTAAAATTTCAAAGGATATCCCGGTAAAAGTATAGAAGATCATAAAACAAATAGAGTATAAAAGATTATAAAAAACAAAGTGGGTGATTGGGATGATGTCAACGCATCGAGCAAGGTATCTGGAACAAATACTGGAAAAGGCTTATCAAGAAATCACTTTATCAAAAAAAGAGATTACTTATTTATTAGGATTAAAGCAGGGGGAAGAAATGAACCAGGTCTTTCAGATGGCAGAGACCCTGCGCCAAAGGTATTTCGGAGATAAAATCTTTATGTATGGGTTTGTCTATTTTTCTACCTATTGCCAAAAGGATTGCGCCTTTTGCCTTTATCGAAAATCAAATCATAGCTTACAGCGCTATCGGAAAAGTGAGGCAGAAATCCTGGAGATTGCCTGTTCTTTAAAAGAGTCCGGTGTTCATTTGCTTGACTTGACCATGGGGGAAGATCCTCAATATTTGTGCCGGGATCAAGAAGGGGTGGACAAACTTTGCGGCGTGATCGAAAAGGTGAAAAAAATACCGGTTTACCTTTAATGGTTTCTCCCGGTGTAGTTTCAGGAACCGTGCTTAAAAGGTTCAGGGATATCGGTGTCAATTGGTATGCTTTATATCAGGAAACCCATACCCGTTCATTGTACGCCAAATTAAGGTTGCAGCAGGATTATGATCAACGTCTCCAGGCAAAAAAAACAGCTCATCAAATCGGGATGCTTATCGAAGAAGGATTGCTTACGGGTATTGGGGATCAGGGTGAGGATGTGGTAAATTCTCTACTCGTGATGGAAGATTTAAGGGCGGAACAGGTCAGGGTGATGAGTTTTATTCCTCAGGAAAGGACACCCATGGAAAATTGGTTCTCCCCGCCCCGGGTCCGGGAGTCTTTGATTATCGCTATTATGAGAATTATGTTTCCCGATCGTTTGATTCCCGCCTCCCTGGATGTGGATGGCATCAACGGCCTGAAACAAAGGCTGGCAGCAGGGGCCAATGTTGTAACCTCCATTATCCCTTCCCAGTCGGGACTGGCTGGGGTGTCAAACTCCGATTTGGATATTGAGGATGGGAACAGAACGGTATATCGGGTCACAAACATTCTGGAAGAACTGAATTTAGCACCCGCCTCCCTTGATGAATACATGTATTGGCTCGATCAAAGAACAAGTTTGGTCCGGCCCGAATTGGATTATGGAAGAGAACTCTTAGGCTAAAGGTATCCCTTTCCTGGACAAAGGAATTATCCCTTTAAACCGGCAAGATGATATGTTCTGATTTTCTGATGCAGGTATTGCCGAGAAATGCCCAGGGACAAGGCTGTTTTTGTAATATTTCCTTGATGTTGGACCAGGGAGGTCTTAATCAGGTTTTTTTCTGTTTCCAGCAATGTGCTTTTTAAGGTTCCTTGATGGACCGGGGCTTCTGGAAGACGATCTGATTGACCTAGCCTTTCCCGGAAGGACTCCGACAAATGGCTTATGTTTAAGACCTTATCTTCGGCTTGGACAAAATTCATACCGTTTTCAATGAAGTTCTTTAATTCCCGGATATTCCCCGGCCAGTCATATTGGTAAAACTGTTGCAGAAGATCGTCTGAAATCTGATTAATTAACAGACCAAACTCCTGATTATAATGCTGGATGAAATGGATGGCCAGGATACCGATATCTTCTTTGCGCTCCCTGAGGGGAGGAATATTAATCGTAACGGTCGCCAAACGAAAGTACAAGTCTGGACGAAATGTTTGATTTTCTATCGCTTCCAGGGGATCGGTATTGCTGGAACTGATAATCCTGCAATTGAGGGCGGTTTGCTTTTCACTCCCCAGTCTGCGTACGGTTTTTTCCTGGAGAACTCTTAATAATTTCGATTGCAGGGGCAGGGACATGGAATTAATTTCATCTAAATAAACGGTGCCGTCTGCTGCCTGCTCAAAAAGGCCGGGCATATCCGTCGCACCGCTGAACGCTCCTTTTACAGTGCCAAAGAGCAGACTTTCCAGGAGCGTATCCGGAATGGCGGCACAATTAATAGGGATAAATGGTTCCCCGCTATGAAGAGCAGCATTATGAATGCCATGGGCAAAAAGCTCCTTGCCGGTTCCTGTTTCCCCTACGATTAAGACATGGGAATTGTGTACCGCAATTTTGCGCGCTTCTGCAATTATTTCCTGGATTTTCTGGTTGACACTGATGATATCTTCCAGATGATACCCATTTTCCAGGGAGAGCTTTTGATCTTGATCAAAGAATTGTTTATGGATGTTTAAGGTCGTGGCAATAAAATCACCCATTTGATTCATATTGCGGAAAATGACAAAAACTGCTGCGATTTTACCTTGATCAAAAAAAGGATAAGCGCTGAAAATCATATTGGTTTTTCTGCCGTCTTTGGAGCGAAACCAATAAGGTTGTTCAGTGACGGGGATTCCGGTTTTCAAGATCATTTTTGTCACTTCATCTGAAAAATAAAAAGGTTGGGGATAAACCTCATCCTCTTTTTTTCCCAATATATCCTCTCTGTTGAAACCTTCCAATTTTTCCGCTTCCCGATTGTAGAGAATGAATTCATCCCTTTCATTGACGGCGAGTACCGATTCATGGACTTTATCCAGGATTGTTTTCAATAATTGATTTTCTCTTCCCAGAGCCTCGTTTTCCTCTTCCAGTCTTTTGGCC
This window harbors:
- a CDS encoding response regulator transcription factor, translated to MSYLGKVLVIDDDQNVLELIKLYGEREGFNVIGIDDGDLALAAYDRENPDVVILDIMLPGIDGLTLCSKLRSIRMVPIIMLTAKGEEADRVLGLEMGADDYVSKPFSPRELVARIKAVQRRTQPLDALTTFNKLKYLGLEIEGDIRRVHVNDSIVDLTPREFDLLYHLAQNPRRVFKREDLLTAVWGYDYFGDQRTVDVHIRRLREKLKNLPYECITTVWGVGYQFTPPSKEE
- a CDS encoding sigma-54 interaction domain-containing protein, which translates into the protein MNRSDDGDRAKRLEEENEALGRENQLLKTILDKVHESVLAVNERDEFILYNREAEKLEGFNREDILGKKEDEVYPQPFYFSDEVTKMILKTGIPVTEQPYWFRSKDGRKTNMIFSAYPFFDQGKIAAVFVIFRNMNQMGDFIATTLNIHKQFFDQDQKLSLENGYHLEDIISVNQKIQEIIAEARKIAVHNSHVLIVGETGTGKELFAHGIHNAALHSGEPFIPINCAAIPDTLLESLLFGTVKGAFSGATDMPGLFEQAADGTVYLDEINSMSLPLQSKLLRVLQEKTVRRLGSEKQTALNCRIISSSNTDPLEAIENQTFRPDLYFRLATVTINIPPLRERKEDIGILAIHFIQHYNQEFGLLINQISDDLLQQFYQYDWPGNIRELKNFIENGMNFVQAEDKVLNISHLSESFRERLGQSDRLPEAPVHQGTLKSTLLETEKNLIKTSLVQHQGNITKTALSLGISRQYLHQKIRTYHLAGLKG
- a CDS encoding VWA domain-containing protein; translated protein: MTNQNKNVLEEKVLTELNIRKGIFETSAAQKNALDLKVQVEIAFDSSGSMPPLYRNGTVQAIIEAIFPFASYFNQEKELNLCTFSHDVKKHKSVTESNLYNYTLDEIFKNRKFPLCGRREFYPLMHDIFTRDQEADNQDCTRLVFIVTNGNAYDQDRYQELLLESSHKNIFWQFISLETALQGNLLNKELLAGQGANNIGFLGFPIDRPVFHKRFYDLFLNKFLLWEKEARLKGIISRRSQVA
- a CDS encoding sensor histidine kinase codes for the protein MNQSMQDKRNGQGVFNNIIVFLNKIKHNLSQQYNKNIYTRILFTNVVVFTIALFVLINFANFIVTHSVYDQVQQDLLRKSKRVNYALTNKNISAEPKSGNQFANEKELLRFLADSFNIKIIIFDKDGTILSTSEEQELVPLSKIDAKYTEMLISGETKVARITDKETGQLTFTASIPMGNVEDTEHTVEKGIFLESKPANLDASLNKMRLLMLLGGIIVLIFIIFISLYLANRISRPISRLVTSLAEFNGGNYVISDENKSFDEINDLADQIKKLTVNLEEIQSKSNKYEEERTRLFAEISHELRTPLTAVQGFTEAIRDDVVEDEMLQKKYLDMIYDQTIHINRLVDDILSLSRIESGDVTVGKLPLDLVALAHGVIMSMEDLANNNNTTITFNKNSDDAIMIGDVDRMEQIIRNLLKNAINATENGNIKVTIDSNESDILFSIEDTGVGISPEELPHIWDRFYRAKHQRNTDLEVKGTGLGLVIVNKLVKLQDGKIDVESQLGKGTIFRLSFPRVI